One segment of Vagococcus martis DNA contains the following:
- a CDS encoding GH92 family glycosyl hydrolase, with the protein MLLSNIDTRHGTANQHSYSNGNTLPYTGVPFAMNYFCPQTTHQNGSWWFHPKDHTFQGIRLTHQPSPWMGDFSHLLLSPVSGAINSTDLFFNQGSYRPEEATFQPHYLSIYSERHRILTELVAHTYGAHIRFTFNRKNMTTGMLFTAPGIKSITIKNNHVTGYISNMAGCEDKELKMYIDLSFSTNIESLKCQENNHMIDLGTQYKGEEKTLYLSFDKLDSDGVLDLQLATSFISQEQATLNLERELPHTFDEHKNLAADKWLNYLNRIEVSDKNKEKVALFYQMMYRCFLFPQTWYELDKDNQPIHYDTLTKTIKSGYYYTNNGFWDTCRSLFPLYSLIATEEYEKMLAGFYNAYKNSGYLPKWLSPDERGLMPGTLIDAVIADAAVKHIATDKMPDFLEAMLKSATTVSGKDNYGRSGTLDYLTYGYVPNHYHESVNHTQDYAYSDFCISQVAEVLDDKNLAQKYAKQSLNYRNLIDFDYGVLRSKDKNGQPRTPFNPYAWGRDYAEGSAYQNSFAAFHDFSGLIQSLGGKERFKEIITDLCNSYPIFDVDGYGFEIHEMSEMAAIDFGQIAISNQPSFHLPFLFNYVGELSTTQHIVKELLSKAFKLGFDGYPGDEDNGSMSAWFVLNSLGFYPVTPGSGEYVIGIPFVDKAVIHLSNGNDLTIQTNNNVPQYHYSKNILRNNQHYNQLFFTHNDLMTGGNIEFDLCLVPPIKHYTETDLPFSLT; encoded by the coding sequence ATGTTACTTTCAAACATCGATACACGTCATGGGACAGCTAATCAACATAGCTATTCTAATGGAAATACCTTACCTTATACCGGTGTGCCATTTGCAATGAATTACTTCTGCCCGCAAACCACACATCAAAATGGGAGTTGGTGGTTTCATCCAAAAGATCATACTTTTCAAGGGATCCGTTTAACACATCAACCAAGTCCGTGGATGGGAGACTTTTCTCATTTATTACTTTCACCTGTGTCAGGAGCAATAAATTCCACTGATTTATTTTTTAACCAAGGATCTTATCGGCCTGAAGAAGCAACTTTTCAACCACATTACTTATCAATTTATTCTGAAAGACATCGTATCTTAACAGAATTGGTAGCGCATACTTATGGTGCACATATAAGATTTACCTTTAACCGAAAAAATATGACAACCGGAATGCTTTTTACCGCTCCTGGTATTAAATCAATCACTATTAAAAACAATCATGTAACTGGCTATATTTCTAATATGGCTGGTTGTGAAGATAAAGAGTTAAAAATGTATATCGACCTTTCTTTTTCTACAAATATTGAGTCTTTAAAATGCCAAGAAAATAATCACATGATTGATTTAGGAACTCAATACAAAGGAGAAGAAAAAACACTTTATCTGTCATTTGACAAGTTAGATTCTGATGGAGTGCTTGATTTACAACTTGCGACATCATTTATTAGTCAAGAACAAGCGACACTCAACCTAGAACGTGAATTACCTCATACTTTTGATGAACATAAAAATCTAGCTGCAGATAAATGGCTAAATTATCTCAATCGAATTGAAGTGAGCGACAAAAATAAGGAAAAAGTCGCACTATTTTATCAAATGATGTATCGTTGTTTCTTGTTTCCACAGACCTGGTATGAATTAGACAAAGACAACCAACCAATTCACTATGACACGTTAACTAAAACCATTAAATCAGGTTATTACTATACTAATAATGGCTTTTGGGATACTTGTCGTTCACTTTTTCCTCTGTATTCACTTATCGCAACAGAAGAATATGAAAAAATGCTAGCAGGTTTCTATAACGCGTACAAAAATAGTGGCTATTTACCAAAATGGCTCTCTCCTGATGAGAGAGGTTTAATGCCTGGCACATTGATTGATGCTGTCATCGCTGACGCTGCAGTAAAACATATTGCGACAGACAAGATGCCTGATTTTCTTGAAGCCATGTTAAAAAGTGCCACAACCGTTAGTGGAAAGGATAATTATGGTCGATCTGGCACACTTGATTATCTAACTTATGGCTATGTACCAAATCACTATCACGAAAGTGTCAACCACACTCAAGATTATGCTTATAGTGATTTTTGTATTTCACAAGTGGCTGAGGTGTTAGATGATAAAAACTTGGCACAAAAATACGCTAAACAATCACTTAATTATCGAAACTTAATTGACTTTGACTATGGTGTCTTACGTTCAAAAGATAAAAATGGACAGCCAAGAACACCTTTTAATCCCTATGCTTGGGGACGTGATTATGCTGAAGGAAGTGCCTACCAAAATAGTTTTGCTGCATTTCATGATTTTAGCGGTCTGATTCAATCTCTTGGTGGAAAGGAACGTTTCAAAGAAATTATCACAGATTTGTGCAATTCTTACCCTATTTTTGATGTTGACGGATATGGCTTTGAAATTCATGAAATGAGTGAAATGGCAGCCATTGACTTTGGACAAATTGCCATTTCTAACCAACCTAGTTTCCATCTACCATTTTTATTTAACTATGTTGGAGAACTATCAACTACCCAACACATTGTAAAAGAATTACTATCAAAAGCCTTTAAATTAGGATTTGATGGCTATCCGGGTGATGAAGATAACGGTAGCATGAGTGCTTGGTTTGTCTTGAACAGTTTAGGGTTTTATCCTGTGACTCCAGGTAGTGGTGAATATGTCATAGGCATTCCTTTTGTTGATAAAGCGGTGATTCATTTATCAAATGGAAATGACTTAACCATTCAGACAAATAATAATGTCCCGCAATATCACTATTCCAAAAATATTTTGAGAAATAATCAACACTACAACCAGCTCTTCTTTACCCATAATGATTTAATGACAGGTGGAAACATAGAATTTGACTTATGCTTAGTTCCACCAATCAAACACTACACAGAAACTGATTTACCTTTCTCATTAACATAA